Proteins found in one Fulvitalea axinellae genomic segment:
- a CDS encoding AraC family transcriptional regulator, translating into MRKPGVEEEYRFRINKAIDFIEENLERPLDIESLAEVANFSKFHFHRIFQGMLGETPFQFLSRVRLQKAAFYLTNRPEMPVTEIAERCGFSDLSVFSRNFGKFFGQPPTAYRQDWPANSKISQTDGKKQQAVFKAKAYFCTSSMTMKWKSDMEQNKGVEVKTLPEMTVAYVRHIGPYKGDHQLFKRLMDKLMAWAIPRKVMENPGFKVLFVYHDDPNVTEEDHLRTSVCVTVPQDTAVGGEIGKMTVPGGEYAVGHFELGAPEEFQQAWQWMYGQWLPKSGYQPDNRSSMEIYPEEGKNGQFVVDICIPVQPL; encoded by the coding sequence ATGAGAAAACCCGGCGTAGAGGAAGAGTACCGTTTCCGGATAAACAAGGCCATTGATTTTATCGAAGAGAATTTGGAACGCCCACTGGATATAGAAAGCTTGGCAGAGGTTGCCAATTTCTCCAAATTTCACTTTCACCGCATATTCCAGGGCATGCTGGGCGAAACGCCTTTCCAGTTCCTGTCACGGGTCCGGTTACAGAAAGCCGCTTTTTATCTAACCAACCGTCCGGAAATGCCCGTGACCGAAATAGCTGAACGTTGCGGTTTTTCCGACCTTTCGGTCTTCTCCCGTAACTTCGGCAAGTTTTTCGGACAACCGCCTACGGCCTACCGACAAGACTGGCCGGCGAATAGCAAGATTAGTCAAACGGATGGCAAGAAGCAACAAGCCGTCTTCAAGGCCAAGGCCTACTTTTGTACCAGTTCAATGACCATGAAATGGAAATCTGATATGGAACAAAACAAAGGAGTGGAAGTGAAAACACTTCCGGAAATGACCGTGGCCTACGTGCGCCACATCGGGCCTTACAAAGGCGATCACCAACTTTTCAAAAGGCTCATGGACAAACTGATGGCTTGGGCTATTCCCCGCAAGGTGATGGAGAACCCGGGCTTCAAGGTACTTTTCGTATACCACGACGACCCTAATGTGACGGAAGAAGACCACCTGCGCACCAGCGTATGCGTAACGGTGCCACAAGACACAGCCGTAGGCGGAGAAATCGGAAAAATGACTGTGCCGGGCGGAGAGTACGCCGTGGGACACTTCGAACTCGGCGCTCCAGAGGAATTCCAACAAGCTTGGCAGTGGATGTATGGGCAATGGTTGCCCAAGAGCGGATACCAGCCGGACAACCGCTCCTCCATGGAAATTTATCCCGAAGAAGGCAAAAACGGCCAATTCGTAGTGGATATATGTATTCCAGTACAACCTCTGTAA
- a CDS encoding sensor histidine kinase, with amino-acid sequence MKTRGKNQKIIPRILQHTLFWGIAIVLFSQLFRTSAYVNTVDYIYAALFHATLAVAVYANFGLLLPYLFDKKRYIPYALGIIVLTLAGTGLNWAFFEFVTDLLGFYFISYFEWTEIAGFFVLYLGLGTLLKFSKAQFRLGKLEKEVAEREQRHTENLLNALKSQLNPHFLFNSLNGIYSLVITDPEKAPDVIVKLSDVLRYVLYDSDCEKVSLADELRQSENYLDLQSMRADCRRAEISFEKHGDPKGFDVAPLIFLPLLENAFKHGIKGDVSDAFLRIRLERQDETLYFSIENNKGKTDGAVNRQYGGIGLENLRKRLDMLYGDAYAMEISDADTFTVRLRLPNLTEYELTMPDR; translated from the coding sequence ATGAAAACCAGAGGAAAGAACCAAAAAATCATCCCCAGAATACTGCAACACACGCTATTCTGGGGTATCGCCATAGTCCTGTTCAGCCAACTGTTCAGGACTTCGGCCTACGTGAATACCGTGGACTATATCTACGCTGCGCTCTTCCACGCCACCTTGGCCGTGGCGGTGTACGCCAACTTCGGTCTGCTGTTGCCCTACCTGTTCGACAAGAAGCGCTATATCCCGTATGCGCTAGGCATTATCGTGCTTACATTAGCCGGCACGGGACTGAACTGGGCTTTTTTCGAATTCGTCACCGACCTTCTGGGCTTTTACTTTATCTCCTATTTCGAGTGGACGGAGATCGCCGGCTTCTTTGTGCTGTATCTTGGTTTGGGCACTTTGCTGAAGTTTTCCAAAGCGCAGTTCCGGCTCGGGAAGCTGGAAAAGGAAGTGGCCGAACGCGAACAGCGCCATACCGAAAACCTGCTGAACGCGCTCAAGTCTCAGCTGAACCCACACTTTCTGTTCAACTCGCTGAACGGAATCTACTCCTTGGTAATCACCGATCCGGAAAAGGCGCCGGACGTAATCGTCAAGCTCTCCGACGTGCTGCGTTACGTGCTCTACGATTCCGACTGCGAGAAGGTAAGCCTGGCCGACGAGCTACGGCAATCGGAAAACTACCTGGACCTGCAGAGCATGCGGGCCGACTGCCGGCGGGCGGAAATAAGCTTCGAAAAACACGGAGATCCGAAAGGCTTCGACGTGGCGCCGCTGATATTTCTGCCCTTGCTGGAAAACGCCTTCAAACACGGAATCAAAGGCGACGTTTCGGACGCTTTTCTGCGGATACGCTTGGAACGGCAAGACGAAACACTGTATTTTTCGATAGAAAACAACAAAGGCAAAACCGACGGCGCCGTAAACCGACAATACGGCGGCATCGGCTTGGAAAACCTCCGCAAAAGGCTGGATATGCTTTACGGCGACGCCTACGCGATGGAAATTTCCGACGCCGATACTTTTACCGTACGGCTCCGCCTGCCTAACCTGACGGAATATGAGCTTACGATGCCTGATCGTTGA
- a CDS encoding LytTR family DNA-binding domain-containing protein, protein MSLRCLIVDDEPLSRNVLEKFVTDVPWLEYAGSRADAFEAQDFLSNEQVDLLFLDINMPKMSGLSLVRSFSGTAPMVIFITAYPEFAVDGFDLDAVDFLTKPVSFERFVRAVNKAREWKEFRERETRNGLEHIFLKADKKLYKVNFSDIDLLEAYGDYVKVHTEERTIIVFERLKTLLAKLPAERFARAHKSYVIPLEKIEYIEGNQVRVGKRTVPLGAAYKEGILD, encoded by the coding sequence ATGAGCTTACGATGCCTGATCGTTGACGACGAACCGCTCTCGCGGAACGTACTGGAAAAATTCGTAACCGACGTGCCTTGGCTGGAATACGCCGGCTCCCGCGCCGACGCCTTCGAAGCGCAGGACTTTCTGTCAAACGAACAAGTCGACCTGCTTTTTCTCGACATCAATATGCCGAAAATGTCGGGGCTGAGCCTCGTGCGCAGTTTTTCGGGCACGGCGCCCATGGTGATCTTTATCACGGCCTATCCCGAATTCGCCGTGGACGGTTTCGACCTCGACGCCGTGGATTTTCTCACGAAGCCCGTATCCTTCGAGCGCTTCGTCAGGGCTGTGAACAAAGCCCGAGAATGGAAAGAGTTCCGCGAACGCGAAACCCGAAACGGGCTGGAACACATCTTCCTGAAAGCCGACAAGAAGCTATACAAAGTCAACTTCTCCGACATCGACCTGCTGGAAGCTTACGGCGATTACGTGAAAGTGCATACGGAAGAACGGACCATAATAGTGTTCGAACGCCTGAAAACACTGTTAGCGAAACTCCCCGCCGAACGTTTCGCCAGAGCGCACAAATCGTATGTAATCCCTCTGGAAAAAATCGAGTATATCGAAGGCAACCAAGTACGGGTGGGCAAACGGACCGTGCCTTTGGGAGCGGCTTATAAAGAAGGCATATTGGATTGA
- a CDS encoding DUF4328 domain-containing protein — translation MSTLDLIKTNLKDNANRARTVNIVFMIFVAVSIFQFFFSIVLIGVFESGDYELTATFQVLESIIALAVFGLMIVSIVVFLNWFRRAYGNLHRAGVKHLEYSETMAIWAFFIPFVNLVRPYSIMKEIWNDTQSAIQKLDSDYSPNISTSLVGWWWGFHIFSNIVSTAIVRLSPEGVTLQELTTIAQADLFIHTMTAIDALLVVLMVRKISNMESKLFEESKKASDDFA, via the coding sequence ATGAGTACACTTGACCTTATCAAAACAAATCTCAAGGATAACGCAAATAGGGCTAGAACGGTAAACATCGTTTTTATGATTTTTGTAGCCGTAAGCATATTCCAGTTCTTTTTTTCTATTGTTTTAATCGGTGTTTTTGAATCGGGAGATTATGAGCTGACCGCAACCTTTCAAGTACTAGAAAGTATTATCGCCTTGGCTGTCTTTGGGCTAATGATTGTCTCTATCGTTGTGTTTCTAAACTGGTTTAGGCGCGCTTACGGAAACCTGCACCGAGCGGGAGTAAAACATCTCGAATATTCGGAAACCATGGCCATCTGGGCTTTTTTCATTCCGTTCGTGAATCTGGTCCGCCCCTATTCCATTATGAAAGAAATATGGAATGACACGCAATCAGCAATTCAGAAATTGGACTCTGATTACTCGCCGAACATCTCAACTAGCTTAGTCGGCTGGTGGTGGGGATTCCATATATTCAGTAATATCGTGTCAACGGCCATTGTTCGACTGTCTCCAGAAGGTGTTACTTTACAAGAGTTGACCACTATAGCCCAAGCCGATCTTTTTATCCATACCATGACAGCGATCGATGCCCTATTGGTAGTCCTGATGGTTCGGAAGATTTCGAACATGGAATCGAAACTATTTGAGGAAAGTAAAAAAGCTTCGGACGACTTCGCTTAA
- a CDS encoding DUF4328 domain-containing protein, translating into MDILDSVKIPLRDNSNRGKINLIVFYILAVYTAIHFILGRFSDHTALLNGEIVEMQQPELWKVWAWTFFNVILNYTLVIVNCICFLMWMARAYANLKRTGQETESSVAMSVWSYFIPIVNLFYPYQIMKEI; encoded by the coding sequence ATGGATATTTTAGATAGCGTGAAAATCCCATTACGGGACAATTCAAATCGAGGAAAAATCAACCTAATCGTATTTTACATTCTGGCAGTTTACACTGCCATCCATTTTATACTTGGAAGATTTTCAGACCATACCGCTTTGCTAAACGGGGAGATTGTGGAGATGCAACAGCCAGAACTATGGAAAGTATGGGCGTGGACATTCTTCAACGTAATACTCAACTATACTCTGGTTATTGTTAACTGCATTTGCTTTTTAATGTGGATGGCAAGGGCCTACGCAAATCTGAAACGAACCGGGCAGGAGACTGAAAGCTCTGTAGCGATGTCAGTATGGAGTTACTTTATTCCGATTGTAAATCTTTTCTATCCTTACCAGATTATGAAAGAGATCTAG